TTTCCGCAGCGTCCGAACCGTGCACCGCGTTAGCGTCGATGCTGTCAGCAAAATCCGCGCGGATCGTGCCCTTGTCGGCCTTCTTCGGGTCGGTTGCGCCCATCAGGTCACGATTCGTCAGGATGGCGTTCTCGCCTTCCAGCGCCTGGATCATCACGGGACCCGAGATCATGAATTCGACCAGGTCCTTGAAAAACGGGCGAGCAGCGTGAACAGCGTAGAACTTTTCCGCGTCAGCGCGCGACAGGTGGACCATACGAGCCGCGATGACCTTGAGACCAGCTTGCTCAAAACGGCTGTAGATCTGGCCGATCACATTCTTTGCCACTGCATCCGGTTTAATAATCGACAGGGTGCGCTCGATCGCCATGAAAAACTCCAAAAAATGAACGGGTTACGAATATAAATGAATCGACAATTATAGCACGAAGCGTTGTATGATTGCGATGGAAACCTTACGACTCCGTAAGCATAAAGCCAGGGAATGAATTGCAGTGCGGATCGCAGCGTGGGTATGAAACGCGCGGTAATTTTAGCGGTCCTAGTACTGCACGGCAGCATCGTTGATTTCGGTGCAAGATAGTCCCATATTTCGTGTCGGAAGGTCGTTGGGCCCGCAGCGTACAATGCAACTGAAGGTTTTCGCGGCAAATCGTCCAACGAAGCGTTCAACGAAGCCGCCTGACCGATAAAAGCCGTGTTTTCGCACGGTAGCTTTCGCACGGCACGTTGGCGCTTACGGCAAATCAAGCCGGTGTTTTTGAACCAGATGGCTTTACACAAGTTTAGGCAAGGAGAAACCATGAACGAATCCCCTTACAGTTTTGGCCGCAGCGGTAGCGTCACGTCGTCCGAAACCCGCAACCGCGTACTACGGAACACCTACTGGCTGCTTGCGCTGTCCATGGTCCCAACCGTAATGGGCGCGTGGGTCGGCGTAGCAACGGGCTTTTCCCTGTTTGCGGCTACCAGCCCCGCCATGAGCTTCATCGCCTTCATGGCAATCGCGTTCGGCTTCATGTTCGCCATTGAGCGCACCAAGAACAGCAGCATCGGCGTATTCGTGTTGCTCGGCTTCACGTTCTTCATGGGCCTGATGCTGTCGCGTCTGCTGAGCTTCATTCTCGGCTACACGAACGGGCCGCAGCTCATCATGATGGCGTTTGGTGGCACTGGTGTGATCTTCGCCGCCATGGCGACTATCGCAACAGTCAGCAAGCGCGACTTTTCCGGCCTCGGCAAGTGGCTCTTCATGGGCGTACTGGTATTGCTGCTGGCCGCGTTCGCGAACGTGTTCCTGCACCTGCCGGCCTTGATGCTGACGGTATCGGTGCTCGCTATCGTGATCTTCTCGGCGTACATGCTGTTCGACGTCCAGCGCGTGGTGAATGGCGGTGAAACGAATTACATCAGCGCCGCGCTCGCGATCTATCTGGACTTGTACAACGTGTTCACGAACCTGTTGATGCTGCTTGGCATCTTCGGTGGCAACCGGAACTGATTGCGCGTTAGTCTTGGTTCGCTCGTGTTGCTTCACTCGTAAAAACCGGCCTTTTCGAAGGCCGGTTTTTTTATGCTCGCAAAGCTTGGCGATTCGAAGCTTGGGGATTCAATCGCGCTCGAACAGCGCAATCGATTCGACGTGCGATGTATGCGGAAACATGTTCACCACACCCGCGCCCTTCATGCGGTAACCGGCATCGCGCACGAGCACGCCCGCGTCTCGGGCGAGTGTTGCCGGATTGCAGGAGACGTAGACAATTCGCTTGGGCAACTCGCCCTCGCCGCTCTGCGCAATTTCTCCCAGCGCCTTCGATACCGCCAGCGCACCTTCACGCGGCGGATCAATGAGAATCTTGTCGAAGGGACCGAGCGCACGAAAATCGTCTGCTGTGATCTCGAAGAGGTTTCGGCATGCGAACGACGTATGCTCATGGACGCCATTCGACCTCGCATTTTCCAGCGCACGTTCGGTCAGGCCCGCACTTCCCTCAATTCCCACCACTTCGCGCGCTACGCGAGCGAGCGGCAGCGTGAAATTACCGATACCGCAAAACAGGTCCAGCACCCGATCCGTGCGCTGCGCGGCCAGCAGCCGCAACGCGCGGCTGACGAGCACGCGGTTGATCTGATGATTGACCTGGGTGAAATCGGTTGGTTTGAACGGCATGCGGATGCCGAATTCCGGCAGCGTGTAAGCCAGTTCCCGGTCGACCGGATAAAAGGGATAAGCCGTCTCCGGCCCTTTCGGTTGCAGCCAAAACTGGACGCCATGGGCATCGGCGAAAGTACGCAGCAGCGCTTCATCCTCCTGCGTCAGCGGTTCGAGAATCCGCAGCACCAGCGCGGTTACCTCGGCTCCAACGGCCACTTCGATCTGCGGCAGGCGGTCGCGAATGGACAAATCGCGGACGAGCAGGCGCAGCGGCATAAGCAGTGCAGACACATTCGGGTGCAGGACGTCGCAAGTTTCCATATCGGCGACAAAACTGCTCTTTTTCTCGTGGAATCCCACCAGCGCGCCGCCCTTTCCCGCGATCAGCCGCACAGCCAACCGCGCCCGATACCGGTATCCCCACGACGGCCCGTGAATAGGCCGATAGATCGTTTCCGCATGGAGCTTGCCGATGTGCTGCAGGTTGTCCTCGAGGACGCGTTGCTTCACGGCGATCTGCGCGCGCACGTCGAGGTGCTGCATGGAGCAGCCGCCGCATTTACTGAAATAGGGGCATTTCGGCTGCGTCCGCATGACGCTTTCACGAAGGATTTTTATGAGCAGCGCCTGCTCGAAAGCGGCCTTCTTGCGAAAGCTCGCATACAACACGCGTTCACCCGGCAGCGCGCCTTCCACAAAAATAACCTTGCCTTCCGAGCCGTCCTCGGTCGTCGCGCGGCCGACACCTTGAGCATCCATATCGAGCGATTTGATTTCGATCTCGAGCGGCGCGGCCGAAGGATCCAGAGGAACGATTCGAACCGGCGCATTCCAGCGACTACGAGATTTTTTTCGAGCGTGAGACACCTGCGGACATCCTGGCTAATGTAAAAAAAGTGAACAATCGGGAAGTGGAAAACCAAACGAAAAGCGGGGTGAATACCCCGAAAAGAGCAGCAAAGGCGAGATTGTAGACGATGCCGGAAACGCCCCGGCGCGGTGCTTAGTTGTCGAACGCCGCCAGATATTCAGCCCAATGGGACGCCGGCTCAAGCGCGAGGGCATTCTTTACGAAGCTGATCTCGTCGGCATACTCTTCAGCGGAAAACCCTCCGCGCATTAGTTGAAAACGGCAGTACATCAGGTAGGTGTTTACCACGTCCGTCTCGCAATAATTGCGGATTTCTTCTATGCGCCCTTCCGAGTACGCCTGCCAGACCATGCCGCCGTCCATGCCCAGCTTGCCCGGGAAACCGCACAGCTTGGCGAGCGCATCCAGCGGCGCATTCGCGCGCGCCTGGTACATCGCAAGCACGTCCATCAGGTCGGTGTGACGCGCGTGGTAACGGCTGATGTAGTTGTTGTAGCGGAACTCGCGATCGTCGTTGCCCTGGTCCCAGTAGCGGGACGCCGCCACGCCATGCACCAGCGCGCGGTAGTGCAGCACGGGCAGATCGAAACCGCCGCCATTCCATGAAACGAGTTGCGGCGTATATTTTTCGATGACGCGAAAAAACGACTGGATCAGCGACGCCTCGGAATCGGTCGTAGTGCCGAGCGAACGCACGCGAAAACCCGTGTTATCGCGGAACACGCATGAAATGGCGGCAATGCGCTGCAGATGATGCGGCAGGAAGTCGTTGCCCACCTTTTCGCGGCGAGCGGCGAACGCATGCTCCGCTACCTCGATATCGGTCAGCGTGGCGGGAAGAGTGTCGAGACGGCGAATACCGTCGACATCGGGAATCGTCTCGATGTCGAATACGAGAATTGGAGTCATTACTTTTTTAAAGACAGCATTGCAAGGACGACGCTGCGCCTAGAGCACGGCGTCCTTTCGCACACCGTTCGATGCGAAGAACCGCTTGAGCCGGACCAGCGCTTCTTGCTGGATTTGGCGCACGCGCTCACGCGTCAGGCCCATTTCGTCGGCGAGTTCTTCGAGCGTGGCCGGCTCAATATGATTCAGGCCGAAACGACGCTCGATCACGTGCCGGTGTTTGTCGGAGAGACGGGAAAGCCACAGCTTCGTGAGTGTTTCCAGTTCGCGATGCTGAACTTCCGAATCGGGCGACTGGCTTGCGTCGTCGGACAGCAGATCGAGCAGGCTGCTCGCCGGATCGAGATCGAGCGGCGCATCGAGCGACGCCGTGTGTTCGTTGAGCGCGAGGATGTCCGTGACTTCCTCGGGCGTTTTGCCGGTGAGATGCGCGATGTCATCAATACTCGCGTCGCGCCGGTCCGGCGCAATGGCCGCCGTCGAGTTCGCCGAGCTTTTTTCGAGATGACGTTTCGCGCGCAGTACCTGGTTGAGCTCGCGAATCACGTGGACAGGCAAGCGTACCGTGCGCGCCTGATTCATGATCGCGCGCTCGATGCTCTGCCGGATCCACCACGTGGCATACGTCGAAAACCGGAAACCACGCGTGGGATCGAATTTTTCGATAGCGTGCATCAAGCCGAGATTGCCCTCCTCGATCAGATCGAGCAGCGGCACGCCACGATTCAGATAACCCTTCGCGATACTGACCACCAGCCGTAGATTGCGCTCGATCATGACCTGGCGCGCTTCGAATTCGCCGGCTTTCGCCAGCCGCGAATAGCGCTGCTCTTCCTCAACGGTCAGCAGCGGCTTCACACTGATGCGGTTCAGGTAATGCTGGATTGTGTCGGCCGTGAGTTCGGCCTGCAAAATAGACTTGAAGTCGTCGACGTCGGGTACGGAATCAGCCGCGCCCTCGACGGCATCCTTGCCGTTCACGCCACTGTCTTCGTCGGCATCAAGCTCGACGTCGGCCGTTTCGCCTTCGGACTCGTCTGCGTGGCTCGAAGCGCCGTCTTCCACCGTTGTCTGCGTGGGTCGGCTGATTGTCTCAGTCTCGGCTGGCGGCGGGCGGCGCTTCGATTTAGGCATGATGATTTCGCTTATTGCGGCGGCAAATACTTCAGAGGGTCGACAGGTTTGCCCTGCCGGCGGACTTCGAAATGCAACATCACGCGGTCCGAATCGCTGTTGCCCATCTCGGCGATTTTCTGCCCTTTTGTCACCGCGTCTCCCTCTTTTACCATCAAAGCACTGTTATGTGCGTACGCAGTAAGAAAAGTTGCGTCGTGCTTGATGATGATGAGATTGCCGTATCCGCGCAGACCGTTGCCGGAGTAGACGACCCGTCCATCGGCCGCCGCGTTGACCGGATCTCCGGCTGCGCCGCCAATGTTCAACCCTTTGTTCTTCGCGTCGTCGAACGTGCCGAGAATCGGCCCGCGCGCCGGCCAGATGAACGCGGGCTGCCCAGCAGAAACCGCGGCCGCGCCATTATCCACACCCGTTCCCGGCGGCTGCGTCATGGCCAGCCCTGGCGCCGCTGTGCCCGGCATTGCTCCCATGCCGGACGAAGTGCCGTAATTCGGTGCAGGCGGCAAACCGCCCTCCGTGCCCGGAGCAGTCGAAGGATTCGCACTGTACGTGCTGTTCAGCGGCTGGGCCTGCACTCCGCCGCCAACAATGGGAGCGGTAGAAACGCCCGGTGTAGCCGCCGCGAGATTAGCGCCCGGAGGCGCCACGCGCAGCAACTGGTCGACTTCGATCTGGTTCGGGTTCGTCATGTTGTTCCACGACGCGATATCCCGATAATTCTGGCCGTTTTCCAGTGCGATCCGGTATAGGGTGTCACCCGGCTTCACCCGGTAGTAACCCGGCGGCGGCGGACCCGGCGGCAACACGGCTCCATCCTGGGCAGCCTGCGTGCCGATTGCGGATCCAGTCCGGTCAACGACGGGCGCCTGATCCATCCGGGTCGCGCAGGCGGCCAGTGCGGACAGCGCAACGACGCATACACAGCGCTGAACCACCCACAGACCGGGGTTCGCGCTCACTTCACGTTTAGCACGCAACATACTCATCGGTGTTAAATCACTCCGGATTTTAAGGGTACAAAGAAAACCCGATCGAGCTGCGACTCGCGCCATTGAGTGGGCGAAACGCGCTCGACGAGTGTCAGTATCTGCGCTTGCGCCGTCTGGGATCCGACGGGCGCAACAAGTCTGCCGCCTACAGCGAGTTGATCGAGCAACGCCTGCGGAACGTCGAGGCCGGCACAAGCAATCACAATGGCGTCGAACGGCGCGACCGCCGGCAATCCAAGGCGCCCATCGCCGTAATGCAGGCGGATGTTCGGCACGCGCAACGGCCGCAAATTCAGCTTCGCGCGCTCAGATAACGGCCGGATCCGTTCAATGGAATACACGTCGGCTGCTACCTGCGACAACACAGCCGCCTGATACCCGCAGCCCGTGCCGATTTCCAGCACATTCCTGAGCGTTCGTCCGGCCGCGACCAGCTCGATCATCCGTGCGACCACCGACGGCTTGGAGATAGTCTGATGATGACCGATCGGCAGCGCAGCATCCTCATACGCCTGCGTGGCAAGTCCGGGATCGACGAACATGTGGCGCGGCACTGCTGCCATGGCGGCGAGCACGCGTGCATCCGTTATGCCGTTGGCACGCAGACGTTCGACCATGCGCTCGCGCACTCGTTCCGATGTCAGCGCGTGAGTGCTTTGCTGCCCGGCCTGGGACGTAGCCTTTCGGACGGCGTTTGATTTGACCTCGGGTTGCGGTGCCGGTTTTAACTTCGCTGGTTGTAAATTCGCCGGTTGTAAATTCGATTTCGCATCCGGCTTTAAGTGTGTCTTGGGCCTTGGCTGAGCATCGCGCGTTTCGTTCAGACGCGCGCCCGAACGCAGCGCGCCGGGCTGATGATGCGCGACGACCGTGGATGGTTTCGACGTAGCATGCAATCTTGCGGCCGAACGATGCCCTTCTCCCGTCGATGCAGCCGGACTCCCCGCCACACCTCGCGCCGTGTTGCCCGGGAGCGCCTTCGATTCAGGTTTCGCCACCGCACTCACTTTCGTGCCGGAGTGCGTGCCCGACGACGGTTTTGCTGCCCTTCCACCCGCCAGTTTCGGGGCGGCTGCGGAGGTCTTGTGCGTGGCCGCCGCGGATTTCAAAACACCGCTGCCGCCCGAAATCGCCTTCAATACCGGCTTGCTGCGCGCATCAGGACGCGCAGTCGCCTTGCGTGGCTCACGCACCAGATCGGCGAGCGCCAGCGGAAAGCGTTTCGCGCGTTCGTCCGTCATGAACGGCGGCTCCGTGCCTCGGCCCACTGGCGCGTAGCGGGCAGCAGCTTGGTGTGCGTCAGATCGAGTTGCAGCGGCGTGATCGAGATATGACCGTTCGCCACCGCGTGGAAGTCCGTGCCTTCGCTTGCATCGAGCGCGTCGCCGGACGGCCCGATCCACCAGATCGGATTACCGCGCGGATCGATTTGCCGAACGACCGGCTGCGACGGATGGCGCTTGCCCAGCCGCGTAATACGCCACTCGCCCATCTCGTCATACGGCAGACTCGGAATGTTCACATTGAGCAGCGGATGGCCGGGCATGGGATGCGCGAGATAGTGCGCGACGATATCCGCCGCCACCCGCGCCGCGTCCTCCAGATGCAGCCAATCTCGCCCGACCAGAGAGAACGCAATGGCCGGCACGCCGAACATGAACCCTTCGGTGGCCGCGGCAACCGTTCCCGAATACAGCGTGTCCTCGCCCATGTTCTGGCCGTTGTTTATGCCTGATACAACAAGATCAGGCTGCTCGGCCAGCATGCCCGTGAGCGCGATGTGCACTGAATCCGTTGGCGTGCCGTTCACATAGTTGAAACCATTTGCTGCGGTGTGAATGGTGAGCGGCCGCGACAGCGTCAGTGAGTTCGAAGCGCCGCTACAGTTTTGCTCGGGCGCCATCACGGTGACTTCGCCAAGCGGCTGCATGGCCGCGTGCAGCACGTTAAGGCCGCGGGCCAGATAACCGTCGTCGTTACTGAGTAGGATTCGCATCCGACGATTGTAACCGAGGAAGGAAGGCCCGCGGATCGACAGCGGGACACTCGGCCAAACGGTCTGCTACAGCGCTTTACAGTGGGCAAGTTGCACGCGTTTTATAGACCTTTCGGCCAACGAGACAGGTGCAGCAGCACGCTCGTGCAGCCCTGATCTACACTGCCAGATCACGATCATTTCCCCCGGAGACAGCATGCGCGCGATTCGATGCAACCAGTACGGACCACCGGAGTCCCTCGTCCTGGAAACACTCCCGGATCTCCAGCCCGGGCCGGGCCAGGTAGTGATCGACGTACGCGCCGCCAGCGTGAACTTCCCTGACGTCCTCGTGATCCAGAACAAGTACCAGATGAAGCCCGAATTGCCGTTCACGCCGGGCTCCGAGTTCGCGGGGGTGGTGCGGGCCACAGGCCCTGACGTCAATCGGTTGAAGCCCGGCATGCGGGTCGTCGCCTACACCGCGCAAGGCGCTTTCGCTGAGCAGGCGCTGGCAAGCGAGGCGGCCTGCATTCCATTGCCCGACGACATCGACTTCGCCAGCGCTGCGGCCATTACCCTCGCGTACGGCACCTCGCACCACGCCGTGGTCGACCGGGGCGCGCTGAAGGCGGGTGAAACCATGCTCGTGCTGGGCGCGGCGGGCGGCGTCGGGCTGGCGGCGGTGGAAATTGGCAAGGCGCTCGGCGCGCGCGTGATTGCGGCGGCGTCGAGTCCGGATAAGCTCGCGTTGTGCGTAGAGCACGGTGCGGACGCCACCATCGACTACACGAGTGAAAACCTGCGCGAGCGGATCAAGGCGCTGACAAACGGGAACGGGCCCGATGTGATCTACGACCCGGTCGGCGGCGAGTACGCGGAGCCGGCTTTTCGCAGCATCGGGTGGCGCGGCCGGTATCTCGTGGTCGGATTTGCGAACGGCGAGATTCCGAAGCTGCCGCTCAACCTAGCACTGCTCAAGGGCGCGAGTATTGTTGGAGTGTTCTGGGGTCAGCATATCCAGCGCGAGGCCGAACTGGCGAGTGCCGCGTTGCAGCAGATTTTCGGCTGGATCAAGGAGGGCCGGGTACGGCCGCATGTCACAAAGCGCTACGCCCTTGAACAGACCGCTACGGCATTGAACGACATGGCCAGCCGGCGCGTGTTGGGGAAGATCGTGATCGAACCTTGACGGATCGTGGGGCAGCGGATGACGGCGACGCGCACGAACAACGCCTGACAATCTGGCCGCCGCGTCTCACATCTTTTCGATATCACCGGCGCTCGGCTGCCATTTCATCTGGTGGCGATCAACCGGCGTCGTGCGATCCCGTCAAGCACCAGAGCCAATGCAGTCAGCACTAGAACGCCGGCGAGGTCGAAGGAACGCCGGCGAGGTCGAAGGTAGCTTCAGCTTGCAGGATCAGTGCCTACCCCACGCGCCGAGTTCTATATCTGGCGGTCCCTAAGGCGGATCGCTAAGGCGGATCGCTAAGGCGGAAAAGCTTAAATCGCCTTGTTCGCCCGTAGTTGCGCAATCTCGTGA
This window of the Caballeronia sp. SBC1 genome carries:
- the ndk gene encoding nucleoside-diphosphate kinase, with product MAIERTLSIIKPDAVAKNVIGQIYSRFEQAGLKVIAARMVHLSRADAEKFYAVHAARPFFKDLVEFMISGPVMIQALEGENAILTNRDLMGATDPKKADKGTIRADFADSIDANAVHGSDAAETARQEIAFFFPEVNVYSR
- the surE gene encoding 5'/3'-nucleotidase SurE, translated to MRILLSNDDGYLARGLNVLHAAMQPLGEVTVMAPEQNCSGASNSLTLSRPLTIHTAANGFNYVNGTPTDSVHIALTGMLAEQPDLVVSGINNGQNMGEDTLYSGTVAAATEGFMFGVPAIAFSLVGRDWLHLEDAARVAADIVAHYLAHPMPGHPLLNVNIPSLPYDEMGEWRITRLGKRHPSQPVVRQIDPRGNPIWWIGPSGDALDASEGTDFHAVANGHISITPLQLDLTHTKLLPATRQWAEARSRRS
- a CDS encoding 3'-5' exonuclease, which produces MTPILVFDIETIPDVDGIRRLDTLPATLTDIEVAEHAFAARREKVGNDFLPHHLQRIAAISCVFRDNTGFRVRSLGTTTDSEASLIQSFFRVIEKYTPQLVSWNGGGFDLPVLHYRALVHGVAASRYWDQGNDDREFRYNNYISRYHARHTDLMDVLAMYQARANAPLDALAKLCGFPGKLGMDGGMVWQAYSEGRIEEIRNYCETDVVNTYLMYCRFQLMRGGFSAEEYADEISFVKNALALEPASHWAEYLAAFDN
- a CDS encoding Bax inhibitor-1/YccA family protein, with the protein product MNESPYSFGRSGSVTSSETRNRVLRNTYWLLALSMVPTVMGAWVGVATGFSLFAATSPAMSFIAFMAIAFGFMFAIERTKNSSIGVFVLLGFTFFMGLMLSRLLSFILGYTNGPQLIMMAFGGTGVIFAAMATIATVSKRDFSGLGKWLFMGVLVLLLAAFANVFLHLPALMLTVSVLAIVIFSAYMLFDVQRVVNGGETNYISAALAIYLDLYNVFTNLLMLLGIFGGNRN
- a CDS encoding NADPH:quinone oxidoreductase family protein, encoding MRAIRCNQYGPPESLVLETLPDLQPGPGQVVIDVRAASVNFPDVLVIQNKYQMKPELPFTPGSEFAGVVRATGPDVNRLKPGMRVVAYTAQGAFAEQALASEAACIPLPDDIDFASAAAITLAYGTSHHAVVDRGALKAGETMLVLGAAGGVGLAAVEIGKALGARVIAAASSPDKLALCVEHGADATIDYTSENLRERIKALTNGNGPDVIYDPVGGEYAEPAFRSIGWRGRYLVVGFANGEIPKLPLNLALLKGASIVGVFWGQHIQREAELASAALQQIFGWIKEGRVRPHVTKRYALEQTATALNDMASRRVLGKIVIEP
- the rlmD gene encoding 23S rRNA (uracil(1939)-C(5))-methyltransferase RlmD, whose translation is MDAQGVGRATTEDGSEGKVIFVEGALPGERVLYASFRKKAAFEQALLIKILRESVMRTQPKCPYFSKCGGCSMQHLDVRAQIAVKQRVLEDNLQHIGKLHAETIYRPIHGPSWGYRYRARLAVRLIAGKGGALVGFHEKKSSFVADMETCDVLHPNVSALLMPLRLLVRDLSIRDRLPQIEVAVGAEVTALVLRILEPLTQEDEALLRTFADAHGVQFWLQPKGPETAYPFYPVDRELAYTLPEFGIRMPFKPTDFTQVNHQINRVLVSRALRLLAAQRTDRVLDLFCGIGNFTLPLARVAREVVGIEGSAGLTERALENARSNGVHEHTSFACRNLFEITADDFRALGPFDKILIDPPREGALAVSKALGEIAQSGEGELPKRIVYVSCNPATLARDAGVLVRDAGYRMKGAGVVNMFPHTSHVESIALFERD
- a CDS encoding protein-L-isoaspartate(D-aspartate) O-methyltransferase — encoded protein: MTDERAKRFPLALADLVREPRKATARPDARSKPVLKAISGGSGVLKSAAATHKTSAAAPKLAGGRAAKPSSGTHSGTKVSAVAKPESKALPGNTARGVAGSPAASTGEGHRSAARLHATSKPSTVVAHHQPGALRSGARLNETRDAQPRPKTHLKPDAKSNLQPANLQPAKLKPAPQPEVKSNAVRKATSQAGQQSTHALTSERVRERMVERLRANGITDARVLAAMAAVPRHMFVDPGLATQAYEDAALPIGHHQTISKPSVVARMIELVAAGRTLRNVLEIGTGCGYQAAVLSQVAADVYSIERIRPLSERAKLNLRPLRVPNIRLHYGDGRLGLPAVAPFDAIVIACAGLDVPQALLDQLAVGGRLVAPVGSQTAQAQILTLVERVSPTQWRESQLDRVFFVPLKSGVI
- a CDS encoding peptidoglycan DD-metalloendopeptidase family protein; this encodes MSMLRAKREVSANPGLWVVQRCVCVVALSALAACATRMDQAPVVDRTGSAIGTQAAQDGAVLPPGPPPPGYYRVKPGDTLYRIALENGQNYRDIASWNNMTNPNQIEVDQLLRVAPPGANLAAATPGVSTAPIVGGGVQAQPLNSTYSANPSTAPGTEGGLPPAPNYGTSSGMGAMPGTAAPGLAMTQPPGTGVDNGAAAVSAGQPAFIWPARGPILGTFDDAKNKGLNIGGAAGDPVNAAADGRVVYSGNGLRGYGNLIIIKHDATFLTAYAHNSALMVKEGDAVTKGQKIAEMGNSDSDRVMLHFEVRRQGKPVDPLKYLPPQ